A DNA window from Acidihalobacter prosperus contains the following coding sequences:
- a CDS encoding TatD family hydrolase, producing MIPALVDSHCHLDAPAFDNDREDVLARARRAGVGAIILPAVTAAGWPRLRALAASHAGLYPAYGLHPMFVSAHRPAHLDALGEWLAAERPVAVGECGLDYYVPGLDADAQMRYFDAQLALARERNLPVIVHARKALDRVIQRIRRQPGLRGVVHSFSGSLQQAMQLHDAGFCVGLGGPLTYPRAQRLRRIAAALPLEAILLETDAPDQPGHAHRGERNEPAFIREVLADLAALRDTDSGTIAAATTANTCRLFGLPAARETAASES from the coding sequence ATGATCCCGGCACTCGTCGACTCGCACTGCCACCTGGATGCCCCCGCATTCGACAACGACCGCGAGGACGTGCTCGCGCGTGCGCGCCGCGCGGGTGTGGGCGCGATCATCCTGCCCGCCGTCACCGCCGCCGGCTGGCCGCGGTTGCGCGCGCTGGCTGCGTCGCACGCGGGACTGTATCCGGCCTACGGCCTCCATCCCATGTTCGTGAGCGCGCACCGGCCGGCACACTTGGACGCGCTCGGCGAATGGCTAGCCGCCGAGCGGCCCGTCGCGGTAGGCGAATGCGGTCTCGATTATTACGTTCCCGGGCTCGACGCCGACGCCCAGATGCGCTACTTCGACGCCCAGCTTGCGCTGGCGCGCGAGCGGAATCTGCCGGTGATCGTGCATGCACGCAAGGCCCTGGACCGGGTCATCCAGCGCATTCGTCGCCAGCCCGGTCTGCGTGGCGTGGTGCACAGTTTCTCCGGCAGTCTGCAACAGGCGATGCAGCTTCACGACGCAGGATTCTGCGTCGGCCTCGGCGGCCCGCTGACCTACCCTCGCGCCCAGCGCCTGCGCCGCATCGCCGCGGCGCTGCCGCTTGAGGCCATCCTGCTTGAAACCGACGCCCCCGACCAACCCGGCCATGCACACCGCGGCGAGCGCAACGAGCCGGCCTTCATCCGTGAGGTGCTCGCCGACCTGGCTGCCCTGCGCGACACGGATTCGGGTACCATTGCCGCGGCCACCACGGCCAATACCTGCAGGCTGTTCGGCCTGCCGGCCGCTCGCGAAACCGCCGCCTCGGAATCCTGA
- a CDS encoding tRNA threonylcarbamoyladenosine dehydratase, with translation MSPEIPATQERTAILVGADGLARLRRAHVLVAGLGGVGGSAAEALGRAGIGRITLLDHDTVAPSNLNRQIIALHTTLDRAKAELMAERLHDIDPTIETTVLTDFLRPEDTDALVARAPYDFILDCIDSIACKAALVAAAQRAGRPIASSMGAGGRLDPTRIRIVTLNQTHTCALAREMRKSLKSLGARLNYPVVFSDEPPVVKGLPHQPVGGPAGRPRAVNGTISYMPALFGLTLAGHAIRTLLAVDVDVDVDVDSDKLTR, from the coding sequence ATGTCGCCGGAAATCCCCGCCACTCAAGAACGCACCGCCATCCTCGTCGGCGCCGACGGACTCGCACGCCTGCGCCGCGCGCACGTATTGGTGGCCGGTCTCGGCGGCGTCGGCGGCAGCGCGGCAGAGGCGCTCGGGCGCGCCGGCATCGGCCGCATCACCCTGCTCGACCACGACACCGTCGCGCCGTCCAACCTCAACCGCCAGATCATCGCACTGCACACCACGCTGGATCGTGCCAAGGCCGAGCTGATGGCCGAACGCCTGCACGACATCGATCCCACAATCGAGACGACGGTGCTCACGGATTTCCTGCGCCCGGAAGACACTGACGCGCTGGTCGCGCGCGCGCCCTACGACTTCATTCTCGACTGTATCGACTCGATCGCCTGCAAGGCCGCGTTGGTTGCCGCCGCCCAGCGCGCCGGACGGCCCATCGCCTCCAGCATGGGCGCGGGCGGCCGCCTGGACCCCACCCGCATCCGTATCGTGACTCTCAACCAGACCCATACCTGCGCGCTGGCCCGCGAAATGCGCAAGTCACTCAAGTCCCTGGGCGCGCGACTCAACTATCCGGTGGTCTTCTCGGACGAACCCCCGGTGGTCAAGGGACTGCCGCATCAACCCGTAGGCGGCCCGGCCGGCCGGCCACGCGCGGTCAACGGCACCATCAGCTACATGCCCGCCCTGTTCGGCCTCACCCTGGCCGGCCACGCCATACGCACGCTGCTTGCCGTGGACGTGGACGTGGACGTGGACGTGGACAGCGATAAACTCACACGATAA
- a CDS encoding sulfite exporter TauE/SafE family protein, with product MDIFLPIAHMDVNLLIILFFGAVVGFLSGLVGVGGGFLITPLLLFIGVPPLVAVASGAAQIVGTSASGSYAHWRLGNVDFRMAFVLLIGSWTGGAVGVHIAQVLQAGGDFGTIVTFLYVGLLGIVGSSMLIESLNALRGASKAKARQDEATDSRDRGGWMARLPLQIHFPVSQLRLSLIVPIVIGFGVGILTSLMGVGGGFIMVPVMIYLLRMPTKVVVGTSLFQLLFTTAEVSILQAGVNHAVDPFLALVLVIGSALGTQWGTKLGARLPGEQLRLILALVVVAVAVKMLFGILIKPHDIYSLVLAR from the coding sequence ATGGACATCTTCCTGCCCATTGCCCACATGGATGTGAATCTTCTGATCATCCTGTTCTTCGGCGCCGTCGTCGGCTTTCTCTCCGGGCTGGTCGGTGTCGGCGGCGGCTTCCTGATCACGCCCTTGCTGCTGTTCATCGGCGTGCCCCCGCTGGTCGCGGTCGCCAGCGGCGCGGCGCAGATCGTCGGCACCTCCGCCAGCGGCAGCTACGCGCACTGGCGGCTGGGCAACGTCGACTTCCGCATGGCCTTCGTGCTGCTGATCGGCAGCTGGACCGGCGGCGCGGTCGGCGTGCATATCGCCCAGGTGCTGCAGGCCGGCGGCGATTTCGGCACCATCGTCACCTTTCTCTACGTCGGCCTGCTGGGCATCGTCGGCAGCAGCATGCTGATCGAATCGCTCAACGCGCTGCGCGGCGCCTCGAAGGCCAAGGCCCGCCAGGACGAGGCGACGGACAGCAGGGACCGGGGCGGCTGGATGGCGCGACTGCCGCTGCAGATCCACTTCCCGGTTTCGCAGCTCAGGCTTTCGCTGATCGTGCCCATCGTCATCGGTTTCGGCGTCGGCATCCTCACCTCGCTGATGGGCGTCGGCGGCGGCTTCATCATGGTGCCGGTGATGATCTACCTGCTGCGCATGCCGACCAAGGTCGTGGTCGGCACCTCACTGTTCCAATTGCTGTTCACCACGGCCGAGGTCAGCATTCTGCAAGCCGGCGTGAATCATGCCGTCGACCCCTTCCTCGCACTGGTACTGGTCATCGGTTCGGCGCTCGGCACGCAATGGGGCACCAAGCTCGGCGCCCGGCTGCCAGGCGAGCAGCTGCGCCTGATCCTCGCCCTGGTGGTGGTCGCGGTCGCAGTGAAGATGCTGTTCGGGATACTGATCAAACCCCACGACATCTACAGCCTGGTACTTGCCCGATGA